From Hippoglossus stenolepis isolate QCI-W04-F060 chromosome 4, HSTE1.2, whole genome shotgun sequence, a single genomic window includes:
- the LOC118105935 gene encoding probable G-protein coupled receptor 149, producing MSTTHLSSPAPNRSNPPTAGYERTDASEVDRQIRLLLFGLCVTIAAATFTGGAYSLLSLLRMRRKTSLCLIVASMSVDDLLSVVPLSLFILLQWETDGSRGSSSLCTLSGLLYVFQGVSSNMKACLIAAYTFYVTKRFGVLQSVRRPVRVMWAIAGVWAVSLAVSVLPLCGWGSFTPASLGCFPESDSFYILLLFSLYSLCFCGLLFFFIPLTYQLLCSREPQRTLLYPSYLEMSRGLSGSVPLCDLQSFSRESLDKSFGAYNELSPSSCVTELREREDSLMSPVSQNGQRTPAVGDTPVVFAQKRFSMILAVVRVVLWMPMMTLVLVRHALNAHNSSLETLSFFLTLLAPAVTPLFMLSERWIHMPCGCFINCQRDPTQEASVMKRRFEFNLSLQQGYGVYKLSHATMSPNSLPIETPAYHSLFNCDFPSTRLDALECGGLSSLAPDFDFSTTCPVDSSSNTDLLLEAVAGGGEALADCPPLPYQSHGDDEDFCCVPLVPSHHREQERNLPDTSSVFEGTERRLSHEDCRKIELTDWEWCRSKSERTPRQRSSGGLSVPLCAFQGTVSLQAPTGKTLSLSTYEVSSDGLRISPHNAKKVEVYRSKSVGHEPSADDPAAGSQTRDVNVSNVEMGMEIGMGMGIGAMVGDTNVKIHLEVLEICDNEEAMDSVSIISNISQSSTHARSPSLRYSRRENRFVSCDLGETASYSLLIPNSGNPETETINISIPDTVEAHRQNSRRQTQENSGYQEEIQLLNEGYRKQSGEEGE from the exons ATGTCCACGACGCACCTGAGCTCCCCGGCGCCCAACCGGAGCAACCCCCCCACCGCCGGCTACGAGAGGACTGACGCCTCGGAGGTGGACAGGCAAATCCGCCTGCTGCTTTTCGGCTTGTGCGTAACCATCGCCGCCGCCACCTTCACCGGAGGCGCGTACTCGCTGCTGTCGCTCCTGCGGATGCGGAGGAAAACGTCCCTGTGTCTCATCGTGGCTTCCATGTCTGTGGACGACCTGCTCAGCGTGGTCCCCCTCTCCCTGTTCATCCTCCTCCAGTGGGAGACGGATGGAAGTAGAGGGTCGAGCAGCCTGTGCACTTTGTCCGGACTTCTGTACGTGTTCCAGGGTGTTTCTAGCAATATGAAGGCTTGCCTGATAGCAGCCTACACTTTTTATGTCACCAAGAGGTTCGGGGTGCTCCAGTCTGTGCGCCGGCCTGTGAGAGTGATGTGGGCTATCGCCGGCGTCTGGGCTGTCAGCCTGGCCGTCAGTGTGTTGCCTCTGTGCGGATGGGGCAGCTTTACTCCGGCTTCTCTTGGTTGCTTCCCTGAGAGCGACAGTTTTTACATCCTGCTCCTGTTCTCTTTATATTCCCTGTGTTTCTGCGgcttgttgttcttcttcatcCCCCTCACCTACCAGCTGCTGTGCTCCAGAGAGCCCCAGAGGACTTTGCTGTACCCGAGCTATTTGGAGATGTCGAGGGGACTGAGTGGTTCTGTTCCCCTCTGTGACCTCCAGTCTTTTTCCCGGGAAAGCCTGGACAAAAGTTTCGGTGCCTACAACGAGCTGAGCCCCAGTTCGTGCGTAACAGAACtcagggagagggaggacagcCTCATGTCCCCGGTGTCCCAAAACGGACAGAGGACACCAGCTGTCGGGGACACACCGGTGGTGTTCGCGCAAAAGCGCTTCTCCATGATCCTGGCGGTGGTCCGAGTTGTTTTGTGGATGCCAATGATG ACCTTGGTCCTGGTGCGCCACGCGCTGAATGCACACAACTCGTCCCTGGAGACTCTGAGCTTCTTTCTCACTCTGCTCGCCCCTGCGGTCACTCCGTTATTCATGCTGTCTGAGCGCTGGATCCACATGCCATGCGGTTGCTTCATTAACTGCCAGCGAGATCCAACACAGGAGGCCTCAG tgATGAAAAGAAGATTTGAGTTCAATCTTTCCCTGCAGCAAGGCTACGGCGTGTACAAGTTGTCCCACGCCACCATGTCTCCTAACAGTCTTCCCATTGAGACGCCTGCCTATCACAGCCTCTTCAACTGTGACTTCCCCAGTACCCGCCTCGATGCACTCGAATGTGGCGGGCTCTCCAGCCTGGCGCCTGACTTTGATTTCAGCACCACATGCCCGGTGGACAGCTCCTCCAACACAGACCTTCTGTTGGAGGCGGTAGCTGGAGGAGGGGAGGCGCTGGCTGATTGTCCTCCACTTCCCTACCAGAGCCACGGGGATGACGAGGACTTCTGCTGCGTCCCTCTGGTGCCCTCTCATCACCGGGAGCAGGAGCGCAATCTCCCTGACACGTCGTCCGTGTTCGAGGGGACGGAGAGGAGGCTGTCGCACGAGGACTGTCGCAAAATCGAGCTGACAGACTGGGAGTGGTGCAGGAGTAAATCAGAGAGAACGCCCAGACAG CGGTCATCGGGTGGTCTGTCAGTCCCCTTGTGCGCCTTCCAGGGCACCGTCTCTCTGCAAGCACCCACGGGAaagaccctctctctctccacctatGAGGTCAGCAGTGATGGACTCAGAATATCCCCACACAACGCCAAGAAG GTGGAGGTGTATCGCTCCAAATCAGTTGGCCACGAGCCCAGTGCAGATGACCCAGCCGCAGGAAGCCAGACCAGGGACGTGAATGTCAGCAACGTGGAGATGGGCATGGAGATAGGAATGGGGATGGGGATCGGGGCAATGGTGGGGGACACAAATGTCAAGATCCACCTCGAGGTCCTGGAGATCTGTGACAACGAGGAGGCCATGGACAGTGTCTCCatcatctccaacatcagccaGTCCTCCACGCACGCTCGCTCGCCCTCGTTGCGCTACTCGCGACGGGAGAACCGCTTCGTCTCCTGCGACCTGGGCGAGACGGCTTCCTACTCGCTGCTCATCCCCAACAGCGGCAACCCCGAGACAGAGACCATCAACATCTCTATACCTGACACTGTAGAGGCGCACCGGCAGAACAGTCGGCGACAGACGCAGGAGAACTCTGGGTATCAAGAGGAGATTCAGCTGCTCAACGAGGGCTACAGAAAGCAATCTGGGGAGGAGGGCGAGTGA